A genomic segment from Pedobacter sp. MC2016-14 encodes:
- a CDS encoding alpha-amylase, whose product MINQTLLQFFHWYYNDEEKLWKKAAKEAAHLKEIGITGVWLPPAYKSTEGDNSTGYDCYDLYDLGEFDQKGTVPTKYGTKDDYVNAIKVLQENEVAVLADVVFNHKAGGDELEEVHVKRVNPDNRLEYTSDEFTIKAWTKFTFPGRNGKYSTFIWDKSCFSGIDWAEDLQETAVFSIQNEYGEGFEEVPSQEMGNYDYLMFNDIEFRNEAVREELKRWGEWYFETCGMAGFRMDAVKHIDPAFLNEWIDHMRGHFDKDFFVIGENWELNDIENLRRYVDQTEGRMQLFDSMLHHNFYQAALQGSDYDLSKILENTLIESHPHLAITFVDNHDSQPLQSLEAYVDFWFRPLAYALILFREQGIPCLFYSDLYGAKYVDTTADGNPVDVELVYLDKLELMSTIRRDLAYGIQTDYLDHPNCIGWTRTGDEEHQDSGLAVVMSNGEAGNKNMEVGKGHAGKVFVDVVGGHESEITIDEEGRAEFYCNPGSVSVWIRKKD is encoded by the coding sequence ATGATCAATCAAACTCTGCTTCAGTTTTTCCACTGGTATTATAACGACGAAGAAAAATTATGGAAAAAGGCAGCTAAAGAGGCTGCACACTTAAAAGAAATTGGTATTACGGGCGTTTGGTTGCCTCCTGCATATAAATCTACTGAGGGAGATAACAGTACCGGATACGATTGTTACGATTTATATGACCTGGGCGAGTTTGATCAAAAAGGAACTGTGCCTACAAAATATGGGACTAAAGATGATTACGTCAATGCCATAAAGGTACTTCAGGAAAATGAAGTAGCTGTATTGGCAGATGTGGTATTTAATCACAAAGCAGGAGGGGATGAACTGGAGGAAGTGCATGTAAAACGTGTAAATCCGGATAATCGTCTTGAATATACCTCAGATGAATTTACCATAAAAGCCTGGACTAAATTTACCTTTCCTGGAAGGAATGGTAAGTATTCTACTTTTATATGGGACAAGAGTTGTTTTAGCGGCATTGACTGGGCAGAGGATTTGCAGGAGACAGCGGTGTTTTCTATTCAAAATGAATATGGAGAGGGTTTTGAAGAAGTTCCCTCACAGGAAATGGGTAACTATGATTACCTGATGTTTAATGACATAGAATTTAGAAATGAGGCCGTACGTGAGGAACTGAAGAGATGGGGGGAGTGGTATTTTGAAACCTGCGGAATGGCGGGCTTTAGGATGGACGCCGTAAAGCATATTGATCCTGCATTTCTAAATGAATGGATAGACCATATGCGTGGTCATTTCGATAAGGATTTCTTTGTGATCGGTGAAAATTGGGAATTGAATGACATTGAAAATTTAAGGCGTTATGTAGACCAGACCGAAGGCCGGATGCAGCTGTTTGATTCGATGTTACATCACAATTTCTATCAGGCTGCCTTACAAGGATCTGATTATGATCTGAGTAAAATTCTTGAAAATACGCTGATTGAATCTCATCCTCATTTAGCCATTACCTTTGTAGATAATCACGACTCACAACCTTTGCAATCCCTTGAGGCATATGTTGACTTTTGGTTCAGGCCCCTGGCTTATGCGTTAATCCTTTTTCGCGAACAAGGCATTCCTTGTCTATTTTATTCCGATTTATACGGGGCTAAATATGTAGATACAACTGCAGATGGCAATCCGGTTGATGTAGAATTGGTATATCTTGATAAACTGGAGTTAATGAGTACCATCAGGAGAGATCTCGCATATGGAATTCAAACCGATTATCTTGATCATCCAAATTGTATTGGCTGGACAAGAACCGGGGATGAAGAACATCAGGATTCTGGCTTAGCAGTAGTAATGAGTAACGGAGAAGCCGGGAATAAAAATATGGAAGTGGGTAAAGGACATGCCGGAAAAGTTTTTGTGGATGTGGTTGGCGGTCACGAATCAGAGATCACCATAGATGAAGAAGGGCGCGCAGAATTTTATTGCAATCCCGGAAGTGTATCTGTATGGATTAGAAAAAAAGACTAA
- a CDS encoding SHI family protein, giving the protein MKLLVCVVIASLFSCVSINAIGQVKPYIAVVNTGSNTFKGVLYDVTDHGISVKGDTSCVFFSACDIKTIKLKVITGRTKYKKYLTYDPYYEKNYRTVSNKMVAVRKWGEKDHTIEEELSCRILSGFLNSALNGLAAPINMMNGSSIFNVNYDQKNYSREMQSLASHSVMFQKNPETAQEVQQLKFVSTN; this is encoded by the coding sequence ATGAAGTTACTGGTTTGTGTAGTCATCGCCTCTCTTTTTAGTTGTGTTAGCATTAATGCAATAGGTCAGGTTAAGCCTTACATAGCGGTAGTTAATACTGGTAGTAATACCTTTAAAGGTGTGCTTTATGATGTTACTGATCATGGAATTTCTGTAAAAGGTGATACCTCATGTGTTTTCTTTAGTGCCTGTGACATCAAAACCATTAAATTAAAAGTCATTACCGGACGTACCAAATACAAGAAATACCTTACTTACGATCCTTATTACGAAAAGAATTACAGGACTGTTTCCAATAAAATGGTGGCTGTTCGTAAATGGGGAGAAAAAGACCACACCATTGAAGAAGAGTTGAGCTGTAGGATTTTATCAGGTTTTTTAAACTCTGCCCTTAATGGATTAGCGGCTCCTATTAATATGATGAACGGTAGTTCCATTTTTAATGTGAATTACGATCAAAAGAATTATTCCAGAGAAATGCAGAGTTTGGCCAGCCATTCTGTGATGTTTCAAAAAAATCCAGAAACTGCCCAGGAAGTGCAGCAGCTAAAATTTGTCTCTACAAACTAG
- a CDS encoding AsmA family protein: MKKFVKILLISIIAIFAFLFIIPYLIPSTISYQITQVINKNIKGEVKFKNVSLSFFSHFPSLTLNLDSFVLKGAAPFEKDTLISTKKLSLGINLLSLLGNQVKVDEFYLDEANINVLVDEQGRANYNVYESKAPTATSNDTSNTAIKIEGIFIQHSNLTYNDKSMPMLLRSKNLNYTGKGDFSKAIFDLKSKLSIGAMDLYYANTPYLLNKKLDAKLITKVNTNSLDLVFDDNNLVINSLPIRFVGRFSFIKDGYDMDFKTDAKETDLQNIFTALPAEIADRLKKTKIKGYAEINAALKGQYIAKTNTMPNLTFNMKVRDGSISNPNAPEPISNLFLNLQTKLPGLNPDSLYFNMDSLYFNIGKDFVASVTKIKGLKEPEIYTNTRADIDLEKWAKVVNMDSLQLKGRFLLHLSANGKYSKNVVKSGLRKVDTVIATIPVFSLSSTLKNGYFKFAALPAAVDKINFAIKGSNTDGNYKNTSLIMRDIDIVSMRNFLKGHLVLHTSNHTPLDVQLKAALNFADVKNIYPIKGLELSGIMNLAIQSKGPYDKTKKLFPVTQATVKLSEGRIKTPYFNEALEHIQIDAHLVNRDATLKNTGLNIKPISFTMAGQSFLLKADVNNFENIAYHVSSKGTIDVGKMYKFFAVKGYQVNGLIMADVDFKGLQSDVLKQRYSKLNNSGKMSIQNLNLQSDLFPKSFLIKNGIFSFVQDKMNFEEFKATYGSSDFKLNGALRNVINYALNDKAKLTGTFKLESDKIAADEFMVYAATDQDNSTATTSNSGVILIPDNLNVTLHANAAHILYNGLDIRNGQGSMVVNKGILSLKKTSFNLAGAKVAMDASYQSINPQKADFDFKVLAKEFDIARAYKEVPLFREMATSASKVKGIVGLDYQMAGKLDGEMSPVLPSLKGGGVLSLKKVSLMGFKMMNALSKATKRDSLNNPDLSDVQIKSTLKNNILTIEQTKLRIAGFRPRFEGQVSLTGKLNLKGRLGLPPFGILGIPLSITGTQEKPIVKLKRNKEGKLEETAP, encoded by the coding sequence TTGAAAAAATTCGTCAAAATACTGCTTATAAGCATCATTGCCATATTTGCGTTTCTTTTTATTATCCCATATCTTATCCCTTCTACAATATCCTATCAAATTACACAAGTCATCAACAAAAATATTAAGGGGGAAGTAAAGTTTAAAAATGTAAGCTTATCTTTCTTTAGCCACTTCCCTTCGCTAACGTTAAACCTGGATAGTTTTGTACTTAAGGGTGCTGCACCATTTGAAAAAGACACCTTAATTTCAACTAAAAAACTTTCTTTGGGTATTAACCTGCTGTCGTTATTAGGCAATCAGGTTAAGGTAGATGAATTTTACCTGGACGAGGCCAATATTAATGTCCTGGTAGATGAACAGGGACGTGCAAATTACAATGTGTATGAAAGCAAAGCACCAACCGCAACTAGCAATGATACTTCAAATACCGCAATAAAAATTGAGGGGATTTTTATACAGCATAGCAACCTAACTTACAATGACAAGTCCATGCCGATGCTGCTGCGGAGTAAAAACCTAAATTATACCGGTAAAGGTGATTTTAGCAAGGCCATTTTTGACCTTAAAAGTAAGCTCTCTATTGGAGCTATGGACCTTTATTATGCAAATACGCCTTATCTGTTAAATAAAAAACTAGATGCAAAACTGATTACAAAAGTGAATACAAATTCACTTGATTTGGTTTTTGACGACAATAATTTAGTCATTAATTCATTGCCCATTCGCTTTGTAGGTCGCTTTTCTTTCATCAAAGATGGTTATGACATGGATTTTAAAACCGACGCTAAAGAAACTGACCTGCAAAACATATTTACAGCTTTACCCGCAGAAATTGCCGACCGTTTAAAGAAGACTAAAATTAAAGGCTACGCCGAAATTAATGCTGCATTGAAAGGCCAGTACATTGCTAAAACCAATACCATGCCCAATCTTACCTTTAACATGAAAGTAAGAGATGGCTCTATTTCAAATCCAAATGCTCCTGAACCCATCAGTAATCTGTTTTTGAACCTGCAAACCAAATTGCCGGGTTTAAATCCAGATAGTTTATATTTTAATATGGATAGCCTTTACTTTAATATCGGTAAAGATTTTGTGGCTTCTGTAACCAAAATTAAGGGATTAAAAGAACCTGAAATTTATACCAATACGCGGGCCGATATTGACCTTGAAAAATGGGCGAAAGTAGTTAATATGGACAGCCTGCAGCTGAAAGGCCGTTTTCTACTTCATCTTTCTGCAAACGGAAAGTACAGTAAAAACGTTGTAAAAAGCGGTTTGAGAAAGGTAGACACGGTAATTGCAACGATACCTGTCTTCTCGCTATCCTCTACCTTAAAAAATGGCTATTTCAAATTTGCCGCACTGCCGGCAGCTGTAGACAAGATTAATTTTGCGATCAAGGGTTCAAACACTGACGGGAACTACAAAAACACCAGTCTAATAATGCGAGACATTGACATTGTTTCGATGCGAAATTTCCTTAAGGGGCACCTGGTCCTCCACACTAGTAATCACACACCGCTTGACGTGCAATTGAAAGCAGCCCTAAATTTTGCAGATGTAAAAAACATTTATCCTATAAAGGGACTGGAATTAAGCGGCATCATGAACTTAGCTATACAGAGTAAGGGGCCATATGATAAAACTAAAAAGTTATTTCCTGTTACCCAGGCAACGGTAAAACTTAGCGAAGGGAGAATTAAAACACCTTATTTTAATGAAGCGCTGGAACACATCCAGATTGACGCTCATCTCGTAAACCGGGACGCCACATTGAAAAACACCGGATTAAACATTAAACCCATATCCTTTACTATGGCCGGGCAATCATTTTTACTAAAAGCAGATGTAAACAATTTTGAAAACATTGCCTATCATGTAAGCTCAAAAGGCACCATTGATGTAGGAAAAATGTACAAGTTTTTTGCCGTAAAAGGCTACCAGGTAAACGGCCTGATTATGGCTGATGTTGATTTTAAAGGGCTGCAAAGTGATGTTTTGAAACAGCGTTACAGCAAGCTGAATAATAGCGGAAAAATGAGCATCCAAAATCTTAACCTGCAGTCAGACCTCTTCCCTAAATCTTTTCTGATTAAGAATGGTATATTCTCTTTTGTTCAGGACAAAATGAATTTTGAGGAGTTTAAGGCTACATATGGATCTTCTGATTTTAAATTGAATGGTGCTTTACGTAATGTGATTAACTATGCACTCAATGATAAAGCTAAACTTACCGGGACATTTAAATTGGAAAGTGATAAAATTGCGGCTGATGAATTTATGGTGTATGCTGCTACAGATCAAGACAATTCAACCGCGACAACGAGCAACAGCGGCGTAATTTTAATACCAGACAACCTCAATGTAACGCTGCACGCTAATGCAGCTCATATTTTATACAATGGTCTGGACATCAGAAATGGACAAGGATCAATGGTGGTCAATAAGGGCATACTTTCGCTCAAAAAAACGAGTTTTAATCTTGCCGGGGCAAAAGTAGCTATGGACGCCAGCTACCAGAGCATTAATCCGCAAAAAGCAGACTTTGATTTTAAAGTTTTGGCAAAGGAGTTTGACATTGCACGTGCCTATAAAGAAGTTCCTTTATTTAGGGAAATGGCCACCTCTGCGTCAAAAGTAAAAGGCATAGTTGGCCTGGACTACCAGATGGCGGGAAAACTGGATGGAGAAATGTCGCCAGTACTACCGTCGTTAAAAGGGGGCGGTGTACTTTCATTAAAAAAAGTGAGCTTAATGGGCTTTAAAATGATGAATGCCCTAAGCAAGGCAACCAAACGGGACAGCTTAAATAACCCTGATCTTTCTGATGTACAAATTAAATCGACCTTAAAAAATAACATCCTGACTATCGAGCAGACCAAACTTCGTATTGCAGGTTTCAGGCCCCGCTTTGAAGGCCAGGTGAGTTTAACTGGCAAGCTAAACCTTAAAGGCAGACTGGGCCTGCCTCCTTTTGGTATATTGGGTATTCCATTGAGCATTACAGGCACTCAGGAAAAACCTATTGTAAAGCTAAAGCGAAATAAAGAAGGAAAACTGGAAGAAACTGCGCCTTAA
- a CDS encoding sodium:proton antiporter: MTTYTTLIILSGLVIFSYLFDLVASKTKLPSVLLLLILGIGLRLLVDELHLHTFDFLKILPALGTVGLILIVFEGALELKYERDKNKLIKGAFLSALFILIATVSVITFIIYKITGQDLYICFTNAIPFSVISSAIAIPSAAVLGGKRKEFIIYESSFSDILGIILFNFAVSNPHLSISSFTGLALSTSLIIVLSAISCILLMYLMGKLSHHIKFFLIISILILIYAIGQSYHLSSLVLILSFGLFLNNADAIEHAYFRSIFIYKNLSNDLSQLHQLSAESAFIIRTFFFVIFGFTMNIKALNDGIVIANGLIILLTIFALRFTYLKLFRKENSGNEIFIAPRGLISILLYFNLPNALKIPQVGTSFLFMVVLGSSLIMSIGLLASKRNKKAALTSL; encoded by the coding sequence ATGACTACATACACTACACTAATTATACTGAGTGGTCTGGTCATATTCTCTTACCTGTTTGACCTGGTTGCCAGTAAAACCAAGCTCCCCTCAGTACTGCTGTTGTTAATTTTAGGCATTGGCCTTCGCTTACTGGTAGATGAACTGCACCTGCATACCTTTGATTTTTTGAAAATCCTTCCTGCCCTTGGCACCGTCGGCTTGATCCTGATCGTTTTTGAAGGTGCCCTGGAACTCAAATATGAAAGAGACAAGAATAAACTGATAAAAGGCGCGTTTTTGTCCGCACTTTTTATTCTCATTGCTACAGTTTCTGTAATTACCTTTATCATCTATAAAATTACCGGACAGGATCTATATATATGTTTTACCAATGCCATCCCTTTCAGTGTCATCAGCTCTGCAATAGCAATACCATCGGCTGCCGTGCTGGGCGGAAAAAGAAAGGAATTTATCATTTATGAATCTTCTTTTTCTGACATCCTCGGCATCATTCTTTTCAATTTTGCAGTCTCAAATCCACATCTCTCTATATCTTCATTTACAGGCCTTGCTTTAAGTACCTCATTAATTATCGTATTATCCGCAATATCCTGCATATTGCTCATGTACCTGATGGGCAAACTCTCTCACCATATTAAATTTTTTCTGATCATCTCCATCCTGATCCTGATATATGCAATTGGGCAATCTTATCACCTCTCCTCATTAGTACTCATCCTATCTTTTGGCCTATTTTTAAACAATGCAGACGCCATAGAGCATGCTTATTTTAGAAGCATTTTTATTTATAAAAATCTGTCTAATGATCTTTCGCAGCTGCATCAGCTTTCTGCAGAAAGTGCATTTATCATCCGGACCTTCTTTTTTGTAATTTTTGGATTTACAATGAACATCAAAGCGCTAAATGATGGTATAGTAATTGCCAACGGACTGATTATTCTATTGACCATATTTGCATTGAGATTTACTTATCTTAAATTATTCAGAAAAGAAAACAGCGGAAATGAGATCTTTATTGCGCCACGCGGACTAATCAGTATCCTGCTTTATTTTAACCTGCCAAACGCACTTAAAATCCCTCAGGTAGGTACATCATTTTTATTTATGGTTGTACTGGGTTCCAGCCTTATCATGAGCATTGGCCTGCTGGCCAGCAAAAGGAATAAAAAAGCAGCGTTGACTAGTTTGTAG
- a CDS encoding DUF5103 domain-containing protein, with protein MKTAGLLFLLTLLSLAFNKATAQQGFVYDNQIYLAQIQTVQCYNSQKEQSMPVITLKSAEQIKFSFDDLNGGSKNYWYTVEHCTSDWKSSRLSPLDYLEGMTDDRIVDYQYSSNTLQKYTHYALSLPNDQLKIKISGNYLLKVYLDGNLKKPVVSQRFYVVENTVTIGAEVVPSNQVPDRNLNQKINFSIFHPNPIQNPYTDIKAIVMQNGIPQTAITNTRPSFIKPGTLVYNDLNTNDFRAGNQFRKFDTRSFRYKAQNVQNIIMDSTVNVILFNDISGNSGKYTSQFDENGNFFIRNQDGRDNDTESDYAHVLFTLGANAPGADGDVYVVGRFNNYNLTESNKLNWQPSKKRFYGNLLLKQGVYDYKYVWRDNKTGKIDDTALEGSFFETENAYQIFVYFRKPGSRWDELIGYTNIGTLVRN; from the coding sequence ATGAAAACGGCAGGATTGCTTTTTTTGTTGACTTTACTTAGCCTGGCTTTTAACAAAGCTACTGCACAACAGGGTTTTGTGTATGATAACCAAATTTATCTTGCTCAAATACAAACTGTACAGTGTTATAATTCACAAAAAGAGCAATCCATGCCCGTCATCACTTTAAAATCTGCCGAACAGATTAAGTTTTCTTTTGATGATTTGAATGGTGGCAGCAAAAATTATTGGTACACAGTGGAGCATTGTACTTCCGACTGGAAGTCATCTCGTTTATCCCCTCTTGATTATTTAGAGGGTATGACAGACGATCGTATTGTGGATTACCAATACTCTTCTAATACACTTCAAAAATATACCCACTATGCACTTAGCTTGCCTAACGATCAGCTTAAGATTAAGATCTCGGGCAACTACTTATTAAAGGTTTACCTGGACGGCAACCTAAAAAAACCTGTAGTATCTCAGCGTTTTTATGTGGTTGAAAATACCGTTACCATTGGCGCAGAAGTTGTCCCCAGCAATCAGGTACCGGATAGAAATCTGAATCAGAAAATTAATTTTTCTATTTTCCATCCCAACCCTATACAAAACCCATACACTGATATTAAGGCTATTGTGATGCAAAACGGCATTCCGCAGACAGCCATTACCAACACCAGACCATCTTTTATTAAGCCAGGCACTTTAGTGTACAATGATTTAAACACAAATGATTTTCGTGCCGGAAATCAGTTTAGAAAGTTTGACACGCGTAGCTTTCGTTACAAGGCTCAAAATGTTCAGAATATTATCATGGACAGTACTGTAAACGTAATCCTGTTTAATGACATTAGCGGAAACTCAGGAAAATACACCAGCCAATTTGATGAGAATGGAAACTTTTTTATCCGTAATCAGGACGGCAGGGATAACGATACAGAAAGCGATTATGCCCATGTGCTGTTTACATTGGGTGCTAACGCACCAGGAGCAGATGGGGATGTATATGTTGTTGGCCGGTTTAACAATTATAACTTAACCGAAAGCAATAAATTAAATTGGCAACCTTCTAAAAAGCGATTTTACGGAAACTTATTGTTAAAACAAGGTGTATATGATTACAAATACGTTTGGAGAGACAATAAAACAGGAAAAATTGACGATACCGCACTGGAAGGTTCCTTTTTTGAAACTGAAAACGCCTACCAGATTTTCGTTTATTTCCGTAAACCTGGTAGCCGATGGGATGAGCTAATTGGCTATACCAATATAGGCACCTTAGTTCGCAATTAG
- a CDS encoding acyl-CoA thioesterase: MSIKVKSPQVSFTIMNELVLPNDTNTLNNLMGGRLLHWMDIAAAISAQKHCNRIVVTASVDNVSFKHPIKLGDVITIEAKVTRAFNTSVEVRLDVWAENIPSGTRMRSNEAYYTFVALDSNGLTIPVPELVPETEEEIEQYAGALRRRQLRLVLAGKMLPNDAKELKALFFKE; this comes from the coding sequence ATGAGCATAAAAGTGAAATCTCCACAAGTATCATTCACGATCATGAATGAACTGGTACTACCCAACGATACCAATACCTTAAATAACTTAATGGGTGGCAGGTTATTACACTGGATGGATATAGCCGCTGCAATATCTGCTCAGAAACACTGCAATAGAATTGTAGTTACAGCATCTGTAGATAATGTATCTTTTAAACATCCTATAAAGCTGGGTGATGTAATTACAATAGAAGCGAAAGTAACGCGTGCGTTTAACACCTCTGTAGAAGTTAGATTAGACGTTTGGGCAGAGAATATCCCTTCGGGCACCAGGATGCGATCTAACGAAGCTTATTACACCTTTGTAGCACTGGATTCTAACGGGCTTACTATCCCGGTTCCAGAACTTGTACCCGAAACTGAAGAAGAAATAGAACAATACGCAGGTGCTTTAAGGCGCAGACAACTCCGTTTAGTATTGGCAGGAAAAATGTTACCGAATGATGCGAAAGAGCTTAAGGCGCTGTTTTTTAAAGAATAA
- a CDS encoding ABC-F family ATP-binding cassette domain-containing protein, protein MISINDLTFLIGSRALYDEADWHIKPGDRVGLIGANGTGKSTLLKIIVGEYSPSSGSISMSKDLKIGYLNQDLLSYDSHHSILHVAMEAFERQNQLHDEIEILLKKIETDYSEEVLYKLSDKQQEFEALDGYSIEYRANEILAGLGFSTQDQHRPLNTFSGGWRMRVMLAKILLQTPDILLLDEPTNHMDLPSIKWLETYLMSFEGAIVIVSHDRYFLDKVVNKIVESRKGKLTPYSGNYTFYLEEKSLRGEIQKGEFKNQQAKIKQEERLIERFKAKASKAKMAQSRMKALDKLERVEDVDDDNPTVNFKFKFSKPSGRHVIKIENANKSYPNIHILENADGLIEKGDKIALIGANGKGKSTLLRIIAGAEGFDGICETGHNVTTTFFAQHQLESLHLENTILEELQAFAPKHSDTELRGILGCFLFTGDDVFKKIRVLSGGEKSRVALAKSLTTDSNFLILDEPTNHLDIQSVNILIQALTQYEGTFIAVSHDRYFLDNVANKIWFIEDKDIKEYPGTYAEYEEWNSKRIAAAPTSIPVKADKSKDEKPKPAAEKPATANSQQQLKKLNDQLQKTEKEIADLENHVKAVEAELAIVFSDQSKLTEVNKKYQSVKNLLDATQRIWEDLASEIMELEGK, encoded by the coding sequence ATGATTTCAATAAACGACTTAACTTTCCTGATTGGTTCCAGGGCATTATATGATGAGGCAGACTGGCACATTAAGCCAGGCGATAGAGTTGGGCTAATTGGCGCCAACGGAACAGGTAAATCTACACTATTAAAAATAATTGTTGGCGAGTATAGTCCCTCTTCGGGTTCTATATCTATGTCAAAGGATTTAAAGATTGGTTACCTGAACCAGGATTTACTTTCTTACGACTCACATCATAGCATTTTACACGTTGCAATGGAGGCTTTTGAGCGCCAAAACCAACTGCATGATGAAATTGAAATTCTTCTTAAAAAAATTGAAACCGATTATAGCGAAGAGGTTTTATATAAATTGAGTGATAAACAGCAGGAATTTGAAGCATTAGACGGCTACAGTATTGAGTACCGTGCAAATGAAATTCTTGCGGGTTTAGGTTTTAGTACCCAAGATCAGCACCGTCCTTTGAATACCTTTTCCGGAGGCTGGAGAATGCGGGTAATGCTGGCTAAAATCCTTTTACAAACTCCCGATATCCTACTACTGGATGAGCCGACCAACCACATGGACTTACCTTCCATTAAATGGCTGGAGACTTATTTAATGAGTTTTGAAGGTGCCATCGTCATTGTATCTCACGATAGATACTTCCTGGATAAGGTGGTAAACAAAATTGTTGAGTCCCGTAAAGGAAAACTGACCCCTTACTCTGGTAACTATACATTTTACCTGGAAGAAAAATCTCTGAGAGGAGAAATTCAAAAAGGTGAATTTAAAAATCAGCAGGCTAAAATTAAACAAGAAGAGCGTTTAATTGAACGTTTCAAAGCTAAAGCTTCTAAAGCTAAAATGGCACAGTCCAGAATGAAAGCACTGGATAAACTGGAACGTGTAGAAGATGTTGATGATGACAATCCTACTGTTAACTTTAAATTTAAGTTTTCTAAACCCTCAGGGCGTCACGTTATTAAAATTGAGAACGCCAATAAAAGCTATCCTAATATCCATATTCTGGAAAATGCAGATGGTTTGATAGAAAAGGGGGATAAAATTGCCTTAATTGGCGCCAATGGTAAGGGTAAATCCACCTTATTGCGGATTATAGCCGGTGCGGAAGGCTTTGACGGCATTTGCGAAACCGGCCATAATGTAACAACTACCTTTTTTGCACAGCATCAGCTGGAATCCCTTCACCTGGAAAACACCATCCTGGAAGAACTGCAGGCATTTGCACCTAAACATTCAGACACTGAACTGAGAGGGATTTTAGGTTGTTTTCTTTTTACCGGCGATGATGTATTTAAAAAAATCAGGGTGCTCTCAGGAGGTGAAAAGTCCAGGGTTGCTTTGGCAAAATCACTTACAACAGACTCTAACTTCCTGATCCTAGATGAACCTACCAACCACCTTGACATACAGTCTGTAAATATATTGATCCAGGCACTTACACAGTATGAAGGTACTTTTATTGCTGTATCTCACGATAGGTACTTTTTAGACAATGTAGCCAACAAAATCTGGTTTATTGAAGACAAGGATATTAAAGAATATCCGGGTACTTACGCCGAGTATGAAGAATGGAACAGCAAAAGAATTGCTGCTGCGCCTACCAGCATACCGGTTAAGGCTGATAAAAGTAAAGATGAAAAGCCTAAACCCGCAGCAGAGAAACCGGCCACTGCAAATAGTCAGCAGCAGTTGAAGAAATTAAACGACCAATTGCAAAAAACAGAAAAAGAAATTGCAGATCTTGAAAACCATGTTAAAGCAGTAGAAGCCGAACTTGCAATTGTTTTTAGTGACCAAAGCAAGCTGACAGAAGTGAACAAAAAGTACCAATCGGTAAAGAACCTTCTGGATGCCACGCAACGCATTTGGGAAGATCTGGCTTCTGAAATTATGGAATTAGAGGGAAAATAA